From one bacterium genomic stretch:
- a CDS encoding MoxR family ATPase: protein MGSASHPPQSFGGIPQITHALQQQGYIADRDVALSIHLSVVLGKPLLIEGAAGVGKTEVAKVMARALDTDLIRLQCYEGLDVHTALYEWNYQRQMLRIKLEEASGRPVEEKEHVIFSEPFMLKRPLLQAITADRAPVLLIDEIDRADEEFEAFLLEVLSDFQVSIPEIGTIRARHIPHVVLTSNRTRDLSDALRRRCLYVWIDYPSFDKELAIIHGKVPEINDRLANQICAFMQLVRRAPLDKIPGIAETLDWSAALLALHRDHLDPTAVEETLGCLCKDQEDLTRVRTQYLRPILDGIDVVGQSDDGWNAERIASVAAQLPKGR from the coding sequence ATGGGATCCGCCTCACATCCCCCCCAGTCGTTTGGGGGGATTCCCCAGATCACGCACGCCCTGCAGCAACAGGGGTACATCGCCGACCGCGACGTGGCGCTGTCGATCCACCTCAGCGTCGTCCTCGGCAAGCCGCTGCTCATCGAGGGCGCGGCCGGCGTGGGCAAGACCGAGGTCGCCAAGGTCATGGCGCGGGCGCTCGACACCGACCTCATCCGCCTGCAGTGCTACGAAGGGCTGGATGTCCACACGGCGTTGTACGAATGGAACTATCAACGCCAGATGCTGCGCATCAAGCTGGAAGAGGCCTCCGGCCGTCCGGTGGAGGAAAAGGAACACGTGATCTTCAGCGAGCCCTTCATGCTGAAGCGGCCGCTGCTCCAGGCGATCACCGCCGACCGAGCGCCCGTCCTCCTCATCGATGAGATCGATCGGGCCGATGAGGAGTTCGAAGCCTTTCTGCTGGAAGTGCTCTCCGACTTTCAGGTGAGCATCCCTGAGATCGGCACGATCCGGGCGCGCCACATTCCCCACGTGGTCCTCACGAGCAACCGAACCCGTGACCTCAGCGACGCGCTGCGCCGGCGGTGCCTGTACGTCTGGATCGACTACCCGAGCTTCGACAAAGAACTGGCGATCATCCATGGGAAGGTGCCGGAGATCAACGACCGGCTGGCCAACCAGATTTGCGCGTTCATGCAGTTGGTCCGCCGCGCGCCCCTCGACAAGATCCCCGGCATCGCGGAGACCCTCGACTGGAGCGCCGCGCTCCTGGCGCTCCACCGCGACCACCTCGACCCCACCGCGGTGGAAGAGACCCTCGGGTGTCTCTGCAAGGATCAAGAGGATCTGACGCGCGTCCGCACACAGTACCTGCGCCCCATCCTCGACGGCATCGACGTGGTCGGGCAGAGCG
- a CDS encoding GIY-YIG nuclease family protein — MGESPFAMDPSDGRPRRHYAYLLRCADGTYYAGYTVDPARRFGAHRRGRASRYTRGRGPHRLVAVWRCPTQRAALRLERMLKRLSHAAKERLAAGQVLARVAVRARGIGARRHIVW, encoded by the coding sequence TTGGGCGAATCTCCCTTCGCGATGGACCCATCGGACGGACGCCCCCGCCGGCACTACGCGTATCTCTTGCGATGCGCGGATGGCACGTATTACGCCGGGTACACGGTCGATCCCGCGCGGCGGTTCGGCGCCCACCGGCGCGGGCGCGCCTCCCGCTACACCCGCGGCCGCGGTCCGCACCGGCTCGTCGCCGTATGGCGGTGTCCGACGCAGCGCGCCGCGTTGCGGCTCGAGCGGATGCTCAAGCGACTCTCGCACGCGGCGAAGGAGCGTCTCGCGGCGGGTCAGGTACTCGCCCGCGTTGCGGTGCGCGCCCGCGGAATCGGGGCCAGGCGCCACATCGTATGGTAA
- a CDS encoding xanthine dehydrogenase family protein molybdopterin-binding subunit, with translation MTTRYIGARIPRNEDPSLLRGRGCFVDDLRLPGMVHGAVLRSPHAHARIGRIDVRRARAAPGILDVITHADLGDLGVPLPKLIPHVSLTHHKTQQALAASVVRHVGEPIAFVVADTRYAAEDALDLIDVTYAPLPAAVDLEAAARPGAPRVHDDMDTNVCAHYTQRVGDADRAIAQARHRFVERLVMDRGASAPMETRGVVATWAPRTGVLEIWDSTQAPIPIRNGLAAMFHLPQQNVRVTAPDVGGGFGPKVMMYYPEEILVPFASRRLGRPVKWIEDRREHFVATNQEREQIHDAEIALDEHGHIMAIRTVFLYDAGAYCPYGLIVPIVASTTLPGPYRIPNYHCEFKAVFTNKTIVSPYRGAGRPHGVFVMERLLDRAARELAMDRAEIRRRNLIQPDQFPYEVGLIYQDNAPLQYDSGNYPQCLRRAVDTIGYAEWTARQAAHLAAGRYVGLGVACYVEGTGIGPYEGCRVTVEPSGHVFVATGVGTQGQGHMTVFAQIAADALGVRPSDVTVQTGDTAGFGWGTGTFASRAAVVAGTAVSLAARAVREKTRIVAATLLEARPDEIELEAGTVFVRGVPARALSLGEVAAAANPLRFAMPPEWEGPGLEATRYFAPPRATFSNGVHACIVEVDPDTGALEILRYVVVHDCGRVLNPMILEGQIHGGVAQGLGGAFWEKLAYDPQGQPLTTTFMDYLLPTAAEMPPLEVEHEETPSPSNPLGVKGAGEAGVIPVPAAIAQAIEDALRPFGVHITEMPLSPDRVRKLVAEARRQPCD, from the coding sequence ATGACCACACGCTACATCGGGGCACGTATCCCCCGCAACGAGGACCCGTCGCTCCTCCGCGGCCGAGGATGCTTTGTCGACGACCTCCGGCTGCCGGGGATGGTGCACGGCGCCGTCCTGCGCAGTCCCCACGCCCACGCCCGCATCGGCCGGATCGACGTGCGCCGCGCCCGCGCGGCGCCGGGCATCCTGGACGTCATCACGCACGCCGACCTGGGCGACCTCGGCGTGCCGCTGCCGAAACTGATACCGCATGTCTCGCTCACGCACCACAAAACCCAGCAGGCGCTCGCGGCGTCGGTGGTCCGCCACGTCGGCGAGCCGATCGCGTTCGTCGTCGCCGACACCCGGTACGCCGCGGAGGATGCGCTCGACCTGATCGACGTCACCTACGCGCCGCTCCCGGCGGCGGTGGACCTCGAAGCGGCGGCGAGGCCCGGCGCGCCGCGCGTGCACGACGACATGGACACGAACGTCTGCGCGCACTATACGCAGCGGGTCGGGGATGCGGACCGCGCCATCGCGCAGGCCCGGCATCGGTTCGTCGAGCGGCTCGTGATGGACCGGGGCGCGTCCGCGCCCATGGAAACCCGCGGGGTCGTCGCGACGTGGGCCCCCCGGACCGGGGTTCTCGAGATCTGGGACAGCACGCAGGCCCCCATCCCGATTCGCAACGGCCTCGCGGCGATGTTCCATCTCCCCCAACAGAACGTCCGGGTCACGGCACCCGACGTCGGCGGCGGGTTCGGCCCGAAAGTCATGATGTACTACCCGGAGGAGATCCTGGTGCCGTTCGCGTCACGCCGCCTCGGGCGTCCGGTGAAGTGGATCGAGGACCGCCGGGAGCATTTCGTGGCGACGAACCAGGAACGGGAACAGATTCACGACGCCGAGATCGCCCTCGACGAGCACGGGCACATCATGGCGATCCGCACCGTGTTTCTCTACGATGCCGGCGCCTACTGTCCGTACGGACTGATCGTGCCGATCGTCGCCAGCACGACGCTGCCCGGTCCGTACCGCATCCCGAATTACCACTGCGAGTTCAAAGCCGTGTTCACGAACAAGACGATCGTAAGCCCCTACCGGGGCGCAGGCCGGCCGCACGGCGTCTTTGTGATGGAGCGGCTGCTCGACCGGGCGGCCCGCGAGCTCGCGATGGACCGCGCCGAGATTCGCCGGCGGAACCTCATCCAGCCCGACCAGTTTCCCTACGAGGTCGGGCTGATCTACCAGGACAACGCGCCGCTGCAGTACGATAGCGGCAACTATCCGCAGTGCCTCCGTCGCGCCGTGGACACGATCGGGTACGCGGAGTGGACGGCCCGGCAGGCCGCGCATCTAGCGGCGGGCCGGTACGTCGGGCTCGGGGTGGCGTGCTACGTCGAAGGAACCGGGATCGGACCCTATGAAGGATGCCGGGTCACGGTCGAGCCGTCGGGGCATGTCTTCGTCGCCACAGGAGTGGGCACGCAGGGCCAGGGCCACATGACGGTATTCGCGCAGATCGCGGCCGATGCGCTGGGGGTGCGCCCGAGCGACGTCACCGTCCAGACCGGAGACACCGCCGGGTTCGGGTGGGGCACAGGGACGTTCGCCAGCCGCGCGGCAGTCGTGGCCGGCACCGCGGTGTCGCTCGCCGCGCGAGCGGTCCGCGAGAAGACGCGTATCGTCGCGGCCACCCTGTTGGAGGCGCGGCCGGACGAGATCGAATTGGAGGCCGGCACGGTCTTCGTGCGGGGGGTCCCCGCCCGCGCGCTGTCCCTCGGCGAGGTCGCCGCCGCGGCGAACCCGTTGCGGTTCGCGATGCCGCCGGAGTGGGAAGGACCGGGCCTGGAAGCGACGCGATACTTTGCGCCGCCCCGAGCGACCTTCAGCAACGGCGTCCACGCCTGCATCGTCGAGGTCGATCCCGACACAGGAGCGCTGGAGATCCTCCGGTACGTCGTGGTCCACGACTGCGGCCGTGTGCTGAACCCGATGATCCTGGAGGGTCAAATCCACGGCGGGGTCGCGCAGGGCCTCGGGGGCGCATTTTGGGAGAAGCTGGCATACGATCCGCAGGGACAGCCGCTGACTACGACGTTCATGGATTACCTGCTGCCGACCGCGGCGGAGATGCCCCCGCTCGAAGTCGAGCACGAAGAGACGCCCTCGCCGTCCAATCCCTTGGGGGTCAAGGGCGCCGGCGAGGCCGGCGTGATCCCCGTGCCGGCCGCCATCGCCCAAGCGATCGAGGACGCGCTGCGTCCGTTCGGCGTACACATCACGGAGATGCCGCTCAGCCCGGACCGTGTGCGAAAACTCGTGGCGGAAGCCCGGAGGCAACCATGCGACTAG
- a CDS encoding carbon monoxide dehydrogenase subunit G yields the protein MRLEGTNMLPASVETVWKTINDPEALRRCTPGLKELKEIGPDTYQATLTVGIAAVKGTYAGTLAITDKRAPTHYKISLDGSGGAGFMKGEGTVDLEAQGDGTALKWVGDLQIGGLIAGVGQRMLGGVGKMLIGQFFKCLEQHLGGGA from the coding sequence ATGCGACTAGAAGGCACGAACATGCTCCCCGCATCGGTGGAAACCGTGTGGAAGACCATCAATGATCCGGAGGCGCTGCGCCGGTGCACGCCGGGCCTCAAGGAACTCAAAGAGATCGGCCCGGACACCTACCAAGCGACGCTCACCGTCGGCATCGCCGCGGTCAAGGGGACGTATGCCGGGACGCTGGCGATCACGGACAAACGCGCCCCGACCCATTACAAGATCTCGCTCGACGGCTCCGGGGGCGCGGGGTTTATGAAGGGCGAGGGCACCGTCGACCTCGAAGCGCAGGGGGACGGAACCGCCCTCAAGTGGGTCGGGGACCTGCAGATCGGCGGCCTGATCGCCGGCGTCGGTCAGCGGATGCTCGGCGGCGTTGGGAAGATGCTGATCGGGCAGTTCTTTAAGTGCCTCGAGCAGCACCTCGGAGGGGGGGCGTGA